The genomic interval AGAGGGTCAGGTCACCATACTTGAAGTGGACTgtagaagaggatgagctACTAGCCAGGGCTGTAGCGATACATGGTGAAAAGTGGGATTTGGTCAGTAAAGGTGTACCTACGAGAAGTTATCACCAAGTTCGACaaaggtgagtcttttAGTCAATCGGCTTCGTGGCAAATATGCTGATGATTGTTATAGATGGTTAAGAAAAACTGGAGCCTTTGACAAGAAAAATCAAGCTGCCAAAGCGGAGCGGGAAGCCAAGACCGAAAGTGCCAACGAGGCCAAATCTTCAAGCACAGAGAGAGAAGTGTAGCGACATTGCAATCATATATTTTAAAAGAGAGTAGTTTGTGCCGAGGTTCATCTAGCATTTTGGGTTCTTTTTGAATATGTGCGAACGTGTCTTGTAGAGTAAAGCGACAAGTTTTGAGCTGTAATTTCTCTTGTATAGCATATTTGGAGCTTTCTTGCAATTTTATAGCATGTGAAGCAGCTGGAACCCTTGAGTTTTCGGACTCTTCTGTCTTTGCGCTTTCGATGCATAGTGCTTTAGATCTTCCCTTCTGGGTGACGAGCATTCGTAAGCCATTTACAGCGGCGAGTTTCTGGAGGTCTACGTCGGTTTGAGCCATTGACTGGTTCCAGCATTCGGTCTGCTTCATCAGCCTACTTTGAATCTCACAACTACTATAGGAGTTACAGGAGTTCCAACCTTAGCTCTGCTATATTGCGCATCTCCTACTTGGATGTTCGTAATCGGTAGGCTTACCCGCCGTCCTTGCTCGGATCATCTTGAGGTTGAAAGAGAGCGTGGTATTATCTGAGTTTTCTAGCGTGTCTGTCTATGCTAGTGCATCAAAAATGATGTATGGCTCAGCTTGGTAGTTAATTTAATCAAATTTCAACGTACATGAACCTGTAATGACCCAGGGGCCCACCGTGCGATCGCAAGGTAAGAGCCTCCACGGCCATTCGAGGATACCTACGTGACGACAATATTAATAAGTGAATTGGAGCAGTTTATTCTGGATTGACCAACAGTACGAGATCCTGTCCAAGTAAAAATCAGCTATCAAGACTAAAGGTACTGGACCAAATTGCTACAGAAGACGACCCACAGTTTTTTCCCAAAGGGCACCATGATAATGTTTGAGACCATATAATTCCTCTTTGGTAACTCCGTAAACTTCGATAGCATCCTGTAAATAGATACAATTACGTTAAAAAGGAACTTTTTGCGACGACAAGTTTGGCAACTCACATCTTCAGCAACAGCGTGAGAGTTGATGTTACGCGCAATCGTCCTTCTCACATGGCTTGGCCAATGGTCGTGCGGTTCCGGCTCAAGAACGTACTCGAGAAATTTCAAAGCAAGAGCCTCCCTTTCTGGATCTCCGGGGAGTGGTACAACCCAGCCATCGTCCGATTCCGGTTCATCCTtcgtctcctccccttcctttctcttttcatACGCTTCCCGACTATCACGAGCTTTTATGGCCAGCGTGCGGAGCATCATAAGTTCAAGTTTTTCTTGGTTCTCCGGGACTTCGGAGTTGATCTCGTCgttctttccttcagctGTATCCTCGTTATCTCCATCGTAACCATCAAGCCCATCTTCCGTCTCATTTCCCAGTTCGTCATCATTTACGAGTTTCTGTAGGTCATCAGTGTCATACCCACTGTCGTCACTACTGGACAGGTCTAATTTAGTATCTACACGTTTAGCAGGCTCCCCTGGCCGACTGCTTTGTTTCCGCCTATATCTCTTTCGTCTTCGCCTCCGTAATATCTCCTCAGCTTTGCGGTTCCAGAAATCGGACTCGTACGTTACGTGATAGTTTTCGACGATTGTCTTCCACTTGTTGAGTTCTggttcatcctcatcaatctcCGTATCCATGCTCCAGTCTGagcaacaaggataaaTACTCTTGTCCAGGACATCCGCATGGAGACAAGTGGGATCTTTTGGGTCATATGTTTCACCGTCTTTGAGCCCAGGAACAGTACTCGAGTAGTAAATACTCTTGTCTCCCATAGTATTTGAATGAGTATAACTAACGTTGCCGATCCATTTGTTTGTTCCCCCGGAGGGGCATCGATGGATCTCTCCTCGGAGGTACATAACCATATACCGGCTTCGATAAAACTTTTGAAGAGCTGTGTGGTATTCGTATTCGGCGCGAGTCCATTGGTCGTGAGGCATAGAAGCGATATATATGGATTCACTGATCTTTGGAAGGggtttctcttctctccagtcttCGACGTGGGTGGAAAATATGTGTTCTGCGTGTTTATCTAAAGATTCCCGACAGTCACCAGTGACGTGGAGAAAAATCGCCTGCGTAGCATAGTGGAGAATGTAAGGATTGATGAAGTTGAGGTTGTAGTGAGGAGACGAAAAGACTCACCAGGAACACTTCAGAAGTGAATTGCTGTCGGAAATATCTAGAGACGGCAGCTAGGGCTATGTATTCTCGTAGCTATCGAAAACGCTTATTATCAGCCAGCTGATTTTCCTTAGCCCACTATTCGTTGAATGACAACATACCGAAAGATCATTGTCAAGTTCAGTACCAAAGCACAAGTCCAGTATTTCCGGAGGAAGTTTGAAAAGGGGACAGTCTGTACGATCTCCCCAGTCTGGTATATCATGCCAAACTGGTCTCTTCGCGACGATCGTAGCCCTCTCAGCCAGTAGTTGtgaccttttcttcaaatGTGCCCGTCTCTGTTCGATCCGGCGttccttttgctccttGCGCTTCAACTTCCGGAGCTCTTTTCCAGGAGTCACATACTCTAAACCCTTTTGAGCATATGGATTGGGTATACGATGGAAATGATCGAATACTTACCGGTCGCATCATGTCAGTACTGCCTGTCTTCAGTGTTAACAACAAAGACTCACGAGAGGGCTGCCTGAAGGTGGAAGTCATCTTTGGGTTTTAATATCATCAATCTAGACGATGATGTTGGGAATCTGGAAAGGAAGGCTAAAGTGATGTGCAAATAATCGGCGTCGCGTCGGCATCGGATATCTCACCATGTGATAAGCAGAAATCGGACAAAGATAAGCATTTGTGAGGCCCGGGCATTCCTCGCTGTCTGATGGCACCTCGATCCTGACCTACGCGACGCGTTTCTATTTACGTAATACgggtggaaaagggcgCCGAGATTACAGTTAGTAACCGCATAGAAAACAATAGGTAACTGTGAAGAAGGTTTCATGTTCCATCCTGATCTGCGCGTCCCTTTCACGGTCATCACCCAATTTTCATTCGCCGCCCGCCAAGAATGCCGTCTTGGCAAGCACAGCATGTAAACAATGGGCGGATGAAACGCAAAAGGACGCACGGGCCGACGGCCAAGtggcagaagaagctggCGCCTGGTTTTGCATGCTCAACAAACAAAGGATGTTGTCGTATACCATGTTCTCGCTGATTTCGTTCCATTATTTATTCCAACGCCCGACCGATAATAACTCACAGCCTCTATCTTTGCTCCATCATCCTGCCACTCTTTTTCAATCCACACTCATTTATTCACAAGAGGTGCACAATGCCTGTCCTTTCAAAACTTATCTCACTCCTCCCACTCCTCGCCATCGCTCAGGGAGCTACCAGCGACGAATGGCGATCAAGATCTATCTATCAGTGAGCACGTCGCTCTCCAGCAAGGCCCGTATTAACCCTCGAGCAGACTTATTACTGACCGTTTCGCACCTCCTTCTGACGACACAACATGTCCGTTAGGCGCTACTAACTACTGCGGTGGTACATGGCAAACCATCATCTCGAAGCTAGACTATATCCAGAATATGGGATTTGATGCCATCTGGATCAGTCCTACCGCTCTCAACATTGAAGGTAATACTAAGTATGGCGAAGCTTACCACGTAAGTATCCGACAAGTTTCAATACTTGCGTCCCCCAGCAAGCAGTAATGACATTCAGCTGTAGGGATACTGGACAGCAGACCCGACTAAACTCAACCCCCATTTCGGCCAAGCTTCCGATCTCAAAGCCCTCTCGGTTGCGGTCCACGACCGAGGAATGTACCTCATGGTCGACATTGCTATTAACGCTCTTGCAGCCACTTCCTACTCTCTCGATGCCTCTGCACTCGCTTCAGATGCCGATGGtacccttctcttcaaggACCCTTCCGATTTCCACACACGATGTGATATCAGCTGGGGAAACCACACTTCCGAGCAAGTCTGCTGGCTTGTGACAGGAGATGACAACGGGGATGTGGCGCTGCTTGATCTCAAAACTGAAAGCGACTCTGTCGCTAGCGTACTCAAGGACTGGGTTGGTGGGTATGTCACCGAGTACGGGATAGATGGTTTCAGAATTGATGCGAGCAAGCATATGAGCAAAGAATTCCAGCACGATTTCTGCGAGGCCGCCGGCACGTTCTGCATGGGTGAAGTCGCAGGTGACAACACCGAGTAAGTCTTACGAATGATATCTAGCTTGATACTAAAGCTGACCACTGGCAGATACGCGGGGGAATACCAAAGTGCTGGTGGCATTGACTCTGTTTGTGGTTTCGGCCTCATGTACGGCTTTGTCAACGTTTTCACCGGTGGCGACAAAATGTCCACCCTCGAATACTACATCAACCTCGCCGCCTCATCCTATCCTGATCCTACAGTCATTGGCACATTCCTCGACAACCAAGATCTTCCTCGATTCAATTCTCTTACATCTGACGCTTCACTCGTTTACAACGCTATTGTCGGTATGTTCATGTACGGCGGTATGCCGATTGTGTATTACGGTTTGGAGCAAGACATCTCCGATGGTCCTACGGACCCTCAGAATCGGGAGGCGCTTTGGAATTACAATAATTATGCCACTGATGGGGTTACCTTTGGGAGGATCACAAACCTCAATAACATTAGGAATAGGTTGGGCGGTGTTGGTGAGCTGTATAATGCTGTTGCTACAGTTCTTGCCATTCAGGATCAGGACATTGCCCTTCAGCGAGAAGAGGCTTTGATTGTCTTGACTAATGTGAGTGATTATTTGTGTACCTTTCCCTATTACTTTGTTGATGATCCATGTTAGCGGGGCCAGTCTGGTACCGGCACTTGGGCTATCAAAAACACCCAATTTGGCGGCTCTGTCTCTGTCATCGAGTAAGCCTATTTCCGCTCTTTGTGTTCATATACATTGCTCACCAACTATTAGTCTTCTTTCGTGCTCTACTTCTACTACTGACAGCGATGGTTCTCTTACCGTCACATGGACTTCCGGCCAGCCTTTCGTAAGacggcttcttcttctctgctcaACGACATTTCGATGATAGCTAATGGTTTGTGCAGGTATTTGTCGCCTCTGATGTTGCCGATAAGGCCGGATTATGTGGCTCTTTATCCAACAGCACTAACGCTACTACTgtctcctcatcttcctctgcttccacCTCTATCGACACTGCCACCAGTAGTGCCAGTATAAGTGGCAACCTCGCCGTCATCACTGATggctcctcctctccctctttctctgcaACAAGCTCAGCCCTCTCTTCAAGCATTAGCTGGTACACCCCCACCAGTGCTGCCAGTTCCGTCTCGAGTTCCGAGTTGGTAGTCGTCGTTGCTGCCGTGTCAACTGCAAGCACTGCTGTGACTTCTAGCGGAAGCATTTGTCGCaggtcaaagaagagggctATGAGCAAGAGGCAATTGTAAGGCTTTCAATTCGGGAGGCTGTTGGGTCAGAGTGTAATAGTGATGGGAGGTGATCAAGAGGATTATGGACACAAGGCCTGCCTATGGAACGAACGATCATAATTATCAGCCTTTCAATCATAATTATCAACTATTAATTTATTGTGAGGACGATCTATAAATCACGGACATATGAATCAACCCATTTTTGTACAATAGGTGCTTATATTAACAGTAGATGAGTTATCAGCGGAACCGTCTTTACGACCTGTAGTGCTATGCTGGATACTAAGACTTGGATCCTATGCATAATCTCTCATTTCATTTCGTTATCAAGCAATAGAGCAAATTCCCATGTTTCCGTTTCTGTTCCATTTTTCAGATGCAATTTCGAAGATTGAAGATCCTTCAAAGGTTCGTATGGTACGTGACCTACGGAGTGATCTACTTTTTGTCACCGCCGGCATTGTTACCGTAGTAATTGCTTGACTGGCCGGAGGGGGAAGTGTATTTGGCGTACCCATCACCTGAAAAGTTTTCAGAATTCAAGTACCTTAAACAATCAGAAGGACATGGCGTACCACTGTTGTAGTAGGTAGAGCCGTTAGTGTTGTTGTAGTAGTAGCTACCATTAGTGCTAGGGAGAGGGATTAGTTGTCAGCACAAGCCTGCGCGAGAGGGCCTTGCTCTGTTACCGTGACAATGATACATGGAATACGGTCGAACGGGATGGGATAAGAGAtagagagaaaggagagaacGATACTTACTTGGAGTAGTGGTAGCCTGTCTGGCCAGTGGCGGTGTCAACTCGACTGTCATAGCGGTTACCCTTATGCACCATCACCGTCAGTAGGTGCCGATTCATGAGTGAAGTTCTGCCAGGTGAACCGAGCGACTATATAAGAGAGCTTACCTGTGAGTTGGTACCCCTGTAGTAGATGGAGTCGTTGCCGGGCATTATTAATCGGTTCTGTtgcgagaagatggaaaggataGGATGTATCTTTGTTGGACTCTAAAGGGAGAGTTGTTCTTATGATGATTGTTTATGTAAGTGGGAAGTGATGGCCAAATGTGGCGTAGCCGCCAGGGGGCAGGAGGTAAAAGGGGTGTGGGGCTTGCTTTAAGGAGATGGGAAACAAATGACAGCTCAAAACTCATCAAATCTGGACCCAACAAAGAACGTAAGAACGGGTGTTAATTATCACTAATGGGCTTTGATAAGGGCCTGCCGGTTTGACCGATGGTCGGTCTACATTCACATAACTTCCCAGGGCCTTACTTGGATCTCCGATGCATTAACCCAAGAACCCTGCATATGGCTGGTAATACTCACATCTAA from Cryptococcus neoformans var. neoformans B-3501A chromosome 9, whole genome shotgun sequence carries:
- a CDS encoding hypothetical protein (HMMPfam hit to Alpha-amylase, Alpha amylase, catalytic domain, score: 256.0, E(): 6.3e-74), which codes for MPVLSKLISLLPLLAIAQGATSDEWRSRSIYQLITDRFAPPSDDTTCPLGATNYCGGTWQTIISKLDYIQNMGFDAIWISPTALNIEGNTKYGEAYHGYWTADPTKLNPHFGQASDLKALSVAVHDRGMYLMVDIAINALAATSYSLDASALASDADGTLLFKDPSDFHTRCDISWGNHTSEQVCWLVTGDDNGDVALLDLKTESDSVASVLKDWVGGYVTEYGIDGFRIDASKHMSKEFQHDFCEAAGTFCMGEVAGDNTEYAGEYQSAGGIDSVCGFGLMYGFVNVFTGGDKMSTLEYYINLAASSYPDPTVIGTFLDNQDLPRFNSLTSDASLVYNAIVGMFMYGGMPIVYYGLEQDISDGPTDPQNREALWNYNNYATDGVTFGRITNLNNIRNRLGGVGELYNAVATVLAIQDQDIALQREEALIVLTNRGQSGTGTWAIKNTQFGGSVSVIDLLSCSTSTTDSDGSLTVTWTSGQPFVFVASDVADKAGLCGSLSNSTNATTVSSSSSASTSIDTATSSASISGNLAVITDGSSSPSFSATSSALSSSISWYTPTSAASSVSSSELVVVVAAVSTASTAVTSSGSICRRSKKRAMSKRQL
- a CDS encoding hypothetical protein (Match to EST gb|CF190640.1|CF190640), with product MPGNDSIYYRGTNSQGNRYDSRVDTATGQTGYHYSNTNGSYYYNNTNGSTYYNSGDGYAKYTSPSGQSSNYYGNNAGGDKK